The sequence below is a genomic window from Thalassobaculum sp. OXR-137.
CGCCATCGGCGACATCAACACCTATCCCGGCAAGCTGAAGCTGATCCTCTCGGGCTTCCACGAGGCGGCACTGATGAGCCAGGCGGCCGTCCGCATCGTCTATCCGGACCGCAAGATCCGATTCCAGTACACGACCTCCTCCACCGACCTGCAGAACAAGCTCGGCGTCGCATGATCCTCAACGTGACCACCCCCGACGGCGAGCGTCATGAGCTGGAAGCGCTGGCGGGGTGGCGCGTGATGGAGGTCATCCGGGACTGGGGACTGCCGATCCTCGCTGAATGCGGCGGCGCATGCTCCTGCGCCACATGCCATGTGTATGTGGACGCGGAGTGGCTCGACCGGCTGCCGCCGCGCAGCGAGGAGGAAGAGGAAAAGCTGGACGAGGCATTCGACGTCCGCGACACCTCCCGCCTCTCCTGCCAGATCCTGATGCGCGACGAGTTGGACGGCATGCACGTCACCCTCGCGCCCATGGCCAGATAAGCCACCCGATGGACGACACGGCCGCGATCGCCAAACGCTATCGGGACTTTGTCGAGGAGCAGGTGCGCGGGCGGTCGCCGATCTATGTCGCGCTCGGCCTGGCGGTGGCCGAGACGCCGGAGACCCTCGCCTTCCTCGCAACGCTGCCGGCGCCGAAGCAGCAGCCGAACCTGCTGCTCGCCGCGGTCCGCCATGTCTGCGGTGTGCCGGCCGACGGCGCCGCCTTGACCGCGGCAATCCGGAGCCAGGGCGAGGCGATCCGCGCGGTCATGCTGTCCCACTCGACCCAGACCAACGAGCCGGGCCGCTGCGCCCTGCTGATGCCGGTTCTCGCCCGTCTGCCGCAACCGATCGCCTTGTTCGAGATCGGGACGTCGGCCGGTCTCTGCCTCTATCCGGACCGATACGGCTACGACTACGGCGGTGTCCACCTGATGCCCGAGGGAGCAGGCGACAACGTGCCGGTCTTCCCCTGCGCGGTCGAGCCGGCGGCGTTGGTCCCGTCCCACTACCCGACCATCGCGTGGCGCGGCGGTCTCGACCTCAACCCGCTCGACGCCACCGATCCGGAACAGGTGGCTTGGCTGCAGACCCTCGTGTGGCCGGAGCAGACCGACCGGGCCGACCGGCTCGGCAAGGCCCTGGCGATCGCCCGGCAGGCCCCGGTGGCGATCCGCAAGCGCAGCCTGCTC
It includes:
- a CDS encoding 2Fe-2S iron-sulfur cluster-binding protein, coding for MILNVTTPDGERHELEALAGWRVMEVIRDWGLPILAECGGACSCATCHVYVDAEWLDRLPPRSEEEEEKLDEAFDVRDTSRLSCQILMRDELDGMHVTLAPMAR
- a CDS encoding DUF2332 domain-containing protein, translated to MDDTAAIAKRYRDFVEEQVRGRSPIYVALGLAVAETPETLAFLATLPAPKQQPNLLLAAVRHVCGVPADGAALTAAIRSQGEAIRAVMLSHSTQTNEPGRCALLMPVLARLPQPIALFEIGTSAGLCLYPDRYGYDYGGVHLMPEGAGDNVPVFPCAVEPAALVPSHYPTIAWRGGLDLNPLDATDPEQVAWLQTLVWPEQTDRADRLGKALAIARQAPVAIRKRSLLDPLDDVFDGAPAGATRVLIHSSVLAYIDDGEQRRQVCDRIRAACDVWICNEATRVLPWIAEQATASPPNGMFMQAVNGKPVAWTDPHGAALTLIGDRLALPI